The genomic segment TGAGAAACCCGTTGGGCGCGATGGTGGTGCCTGCTGGGAAGGGCCATTTGGTGGGGTTGTCAGCCTTGTCGGTAAGATATACGCCATCGAGACTGATAGGGATAGAAGTGTTGTTGTAAAGTTCGAGCCAGTCATCGTGCTGCCCGGCCTCGTCCGTTTCGGCATTTTGGTTGAGCGCCAAAAATTCATTGATGACCACGTCGCCTGCTTGCAGGGAAACAGCAGGGGGAGCCAGTCGCGCGAAATCAAAATCCACCCGCTTGATGCGCAGGTCGTGTTGCGCGGCCACGCTCCATGCGAACAAGCAGGCCAGATAAAAAACGAGGACAAATCTCATGGCAAACCAATTTTTTGTCGCCCACAGCAAGGAGGGCCAAGTCAAACTATATGAAGAGTTGCTGCGGCGAACCTACTCATTTGACTTGGAAACACAATTTTTTCATGCCACTTGTGCCAAAATTTTCCATAACATACCGCAGGAAAGCGGTTCTTTGCCCACACTATGTTTTCCGCATTTTCCGACACGAATTTTATGCGACAAGCCCTCGCCGAGGCGCAAAAGGCGCTTGAAGCCGACGAGGTGCCAGTGGGCGCGGTCATCGTGTGCGACAACCGCATCATCGCTCGCGCCCACAACCAAACCGAGATGCTGACCGACGTGACCGCTCACGCCGAGATATTGGCCATCACTGCCGCCGCCAGCCATTTGGGAAGCAAATACCTGCCCGATTGCACGCTTTTCGTCACTTTGGAACCCTGCGTGATGTGCGCCGGCGCACTGGCTTGGGCGCAAATTGGCCGCATCGTGTACGGCGCTTCCGACGACAAGCGCGGCTTCATGCTGCACGGGGGCAAGAGTCTCCTGCACCCCAAAACACGTTTGGAGATGGGTATTTTGGAGGAGGAGTGCGCGACGTTGGTAAGGGATTTTTTTCGGAAAAAGCGTGGGTGAAAAAAGGGGTTCTGGCTGCACTTTTCTTTGTCCTGTTTGTAAACATCCACACCACCACTTCCCTCCTATTTTTTCATAAAAATCTC from the Saprospiraceae bacterium genome contains:
- a CDS encoding nucleoside deaminase, with amino-acid sequence MFSAFSDTNFMRQALAEAQKALEADEVPVGAVIVCDNRIIARAHNQTEMLTDVTAHAEILAITAAASHLGSKYLPDCTLFVTLEPCVMCAGALAWAQIGRIVYGASDDKRGFMLHGGKSLLHPKTRLEMGILEEECATLVRDFFRKKRG